In Triticum urartu cultivar G1812 chromosome 6, Tu2.1, whole genome shotgun sequence, the following proteins share a genomic window:
- the LOC125515653 gene encoding probable 3-ketoacyl-CoA synthase 20, producing the protein MEYRQLVRTVKQATRNHAGLMYHRLVSHIPHMLVVTVLVVVAPQLSTLTPEKARALWNTAVNAPALAMACWAAALAAYTYASSRPQPVYLVDLAGYKPPVELEASRAKTIVHFSRCGRFSEQSMAFQKRMLERSGLGEATHFPMSLIRLPVDMCDRTAMEESHAVIFGVVDEVLRKTGVDAGDVGVLIFNSSLLSPTPSFTSLIVNRYRFRDDVVTHNLSGMGCSAGIIAIDLAKRLLQVHRNTYALVVSTENITLNAYMGNNRPMLVTNTLFRVGGAAILLTNRAGDRARSKYQLIHTVRTHRGAHDQSYGCVTQEEDEVGEVGVSLSKELMAVAGEALKTNITTLGPLILPMSEQLRFLATVVLKKVFRAQVKAYLPDFKLALEHFCIHAGGRGVLDELENSLKLSPWHMEPSRMTLYRFGNTSSSSLWYELAYCEAKRRIKKGDRVWQIAFGSGFKCNSAVWRALRTIDDAGESPWTQDVHVLPVDVPKVVPIDETSYQVPI; encoded by the exons ATGGAATATAGGCAGCTGGTGAGGACGGTGAAGCAGGCGACGAGGAACCACGCCGGCCTGATGTACCACCGTTTGGTAAGCCACATCCCCCACATGCTGGTGGTCACGGTGCTCGTCGTGGTGGCGCCGCAGCTGTCGACGCTGACGCCGGAGAAGGCGCGCGCCCTTTGGAACACAGCAGTGAACGCGCCGGCGCTGGCCATGGCGTGCTGGGCGGCGGCACTGGCGGCGTACACGTACGCGTCGTCGCGGCCGCAGCCTGTGTACCTGGTGGACCTGGCCGGGTACAAGCCGCCGGTGGAGCTGGAGGCCTCCCGCGCCAAGACCATCGTGCACTTCTCGCGGTGCGGGCGGTTCAGCGAGCAGAGCATGGCGTTCCAGAAGCGGATGCTGGAGCGGTCGGGGCTGGGCGAGGCGACGCACTTCCCGATGTCGCTGATCCGGCTCCCCGTGGACATGTGCGACCGGACGGCCATGGAGGAGTCCCACGCCGTCATCTTCGGCGTGGTCGACGAGGTCCTCCGCAAGACCGGCGTGGACGCCGGCGACGTGGGCGTGCTCATCTTCAACTCGAGCCTGCTCAGCCCGACGCCGTCCTTCACGTCGCTCATCGTGAACCGGTACAGGTTCCGCGACGACGTGGTGACGCACAACCTCAGCGGCATGGGCTGCAGCGCCGGCATCATCGCCATCGACCTCGCCAAGCGCCTGCTCCAG GTACATCGGAACACGTACGCGCTGGTGGTGAGCACGGAGAACATCACCCTCAACGCCTACATGGGCAACAACCGCCCCATGCTGGTCACCAACACGCTCTTCCGTGTCGGCGGGGCGGCGATCCTCCTCACAAACCGGGCCGGCGACCGGGCGCGGTCCAAGTACCAGCTGATCCACACGGTGCGCACCCACCGCGGGGCGCACGACCAGAGCTACGGGTGTGTGACCCAGGAGGAGGACGAGGTCGGCGAGGTCGGGGTGTCCCTCTCCAAGGAGCTCATGGCGGTCGCTGGCGAGGCCCTCAAGACCAACATCACCACGCTCGGCCCGCTCATCCTGCCCATGTCGGAGCAGCTCCGCTTCCTCGCCACCGTCGTGCTCAAGAAGGTGTTTCGCGCCCAGGTCAAGGCCTACCTGCCGGACTTCAAGCTCGCGCTCGAGCACTTCTGCATCCACGCCGGCGGCAGGGGCGTCCTCGACGAGCTGGAGAACAGCCTCAAGCTCAGCCCCTGGCACATGGAGCCTTCTCGGATGACGCTCTACAGGTTCGGCAACACCTCCAGCAGCTCCCTCTGGTACGAGCTCGCCTACTGCGAGGCCAAGCGCCGGATCAAGAAGGGAGACCGCGTCTGGCAGATCGCCTTTGGCTCCGGCTTCAAATGCAACAGCGCCGTGTGGAGAGCGCTGCGTACCATTGACGATGCTGGTGAGAGCCCATGGACCCAGGACGTCCATGTACTCCCGGTCGACGTGCCCAAGGTGGTGCCCATTGACGAGACCTCTTACCAAGTTCCAATCTAG